From Ailuropoda melanoleuca isolate Jingjing chromosome 8, ASM200744v2, whole genome shotgun sequence, a single genomic window includes:
- the LOC100468610 gene encoding olfactory receptor 8A1 → MAAENHSTVTEFILRGLTNQPELQLPLFFLFLGIYLVTMIGNLGMFTLICLNPQLHTPMYYFLSNLSLVDLCYSSVITPKMLVNFVSEKNTISYAGCLSQLYFFIVFVVAECYMLTVMAYDRYVAICSPLLYNVIMCHQVRFLLVAVVYAMGLIGSTIETGLMLKLSYCELFISHYFCDILPLMKLSCSSTYDIEMTVFFLAGFNIVVTSLTVLISYVFILSSILRISTTEGRSKAFSTCSSHLAAVGMFYGSTAFMYLKPSTASSLAQENVASVFYTTVIPMLNPLIYSLRNKEIKATMQKTLRRKVF, encoded by the coding sequence ATGGCTGCAGAAAATCACTCTACAGTGACCGAGTTCATCCTCAGGGGATTGACAAATCAGCCAGAGCTCCAGCTCccacttttcttcctcttccttgggaTCTACTTGGTCACCATGATAGGGAACCTGGGCATGTTCACACTGATTTGCCTGAATCCTCAGcttcacacccccatgtactaTTTCCTCAGCAATCTATCACTTGTGGATCTCTGCTATTCCTCTGTCATTACCCCGAAAATGTTGGTGAACTTTGTGTCAGAGAAGAACACCATCTCCTATGCAGGGTGCCTGTCACAGCTCTACTTCTTCATTGTGTTTGTCGTTGCCGAGTGTTACATGCTGAcggtgatggcctatgaccgctatgtcgCCATCTGCAGCCCTTTGCTGTACAATGTCATCATGTGTCATCAAGTCCGCTTCCTGCTGGTGGCTGTGGTCTACGCCATGGGGCTCATTGGCTCAACAATAGAGACTGGCCTCATGTTAAAACTGTCCTATTGTGAGCTCTTCATCAGTCATTACTTCTGTGACATCCTCCCTCTCATGAAGCTTTCCTGCTCTAGCACCTATGATATTGAGATGACAGTCTTCTTTTTGGCTGGATTCAACATCGTAGTCACCAGTTTAACAGTCCTAATTTCCTACGTCTTCATCCTCTCCAGCATCCTCCGTATCAGCACCACAGAGGGCAGGTCCAAAGCCTTCAGCACCTGCAGCTCCCACCTTGCAGCTGTGGGGATGTTCTATGGATCTACTGCGTTCATGTACTTAAAACCCTCCACGGCTAGTTCCCTGGCCCAGGAGAACGTGGCCTCTGTGTTCTATACCACAGTGATCCCCATGCTGAACCCCCTGATCTACAGCTTGAGGAATAAGGAGATAAAGGCCACCATGCAGAAAACACTGAGGAGGAAGGTGTTTTGA
- the PANX3 gene encoding pannexin-3, with translation MSLAHAAAEYMLSDALLPDRRGPRLKGLLLELPLDRMVKFIAVGFPLLLMSLAFAQEFSSGPPIRCFSPSNFSIRQAAYVDSSCWDSLVHHQPDELGQHKMKSLWPHKALPYSLLALAVVMYLPVLLWQYAAAPALSSDLLFIISELDKSYNRAIRLVQHMLKIRQKSSDPHVFWDELEKARKERYFEFPLLERYLACKQRSHSLVATYLLRNSLLLLFISAIYLYLGHFHLDVFFQEEFSCSVKTGLLSDETHMPHLITCRLTSLSVLQIVSLSSITIYTLLVPVIIYNLTRLCRWDKRLLSIYEMLPAFDLLSRKMLGCPINDLNVILLFLRANISELISFSWLSVLCVLKDTTTQKHNIDTVVDFMTLLAGLEPSKPKHLTHRIGDENP, from the exons ATGTCGCTCGCACACGCAGCTGCGGAATACATGCTGTCAGATGCCCTGTTGCCTGATCGCAGGGGCCCCCGCCTCAAAGGACTGCTCCTGGAACTTCCCTTGGACCGCATGGTCAAGTTCATAGCTGTGGGCTTCCCCTTATTGCTGATGTCGCTGGCATTTGCCCAGGAGTTCTCCTCCG GGCCTCCCATCCGCTGCTTCTCTCCCAGTAACTTCAGCATCCGGCAGGCCGCCTACGTGGACAGTTCCTGCTGGGACTCGCTTGTTCACCACCAACCCGATGAGCTTGGCCAGCACAAGATGAAGTCCCTGTGGCCTCACAAG GCCCTCCCCTACTCCCTGCTGGCCCTGGCTGTGGTCATGTACTTGCCCGTTCTGCTGTGGCAGTATGCGGCTGCACCAGCCCTCAGCTCAGACCTGCTGTTCATCATCAGCGAACTGGACAAATCCTACAATCGCGCCATCCGCCTCGTGCAGCACATGTTGAAGATCCGGCAGAAGAGCTCGGACCCCCACGTTTTCTGGGATGAGCTGGAGAA GGCTCGGAAAGAACGATACTTCGAATTCCCCTTGCTGGAGCGGTACCTGGCATGTAAGCAGCGCTCACATTCCCTAGTGGCTACCTACCTCCTGAGGAACTCCCTCTTGCTCCTCTTCATTTCAGCCATCTACCTGTACCTTGGCCACttccacctggatgtcttcttccaAGAGGAATTCAGCTGTTCTGTCAAGACAGGGCTGCTTAGTGATGAGACCCACATGCCCCATCTGATCACGTGCAGGCTGACCTCTCTGTCAGTTTTGCAAATTGTCAGTCTCTCCAGTATAACAATATACACCCTGTTGGTTCCAGTGATAATATACAACCTCACGCGACTATGTCGATGGGACAAACGACTCCTATCCATCTATGAGATGCTCCCAGCTTTTGATCTCCTCAGCAGAAAGATGCTGGGATGCCCCATCAATGACCTCAATGTGATCCTTCTTTTCCTCCGAGCCAACATCTCTGAGCTCATCTCTTTTAGCTGGTTGAGTGTCTTATGTGTTTTGAAGGACACGACCACCCAGAAGCACAACATTGACACAGTGGTCGATTTCATGACATTATTGGCTGGCTTAGAACCCTCAAAACCTAAACATCTCACCCACCGAATAGGTGATGAAAACCCATAG